A portion of the uncultured Bacteroides sp. genome contains these proteins:
- a CDS encoding SufE family protein: MSINELQDEIIAEFNDLSDWMDRYQLLIDLGNEQAPLNEKYKTEQNLIEGCQSRVWLQAEEVEGKLIFKAESDALIVKGIIALLIKIVSGHTADEILNTDLYFIDKIGLREHLSPTRSNGLLSMVKQMRMYALAFKAKEGK; the protein is encoded by the coding sequence ATGTCTATAAACGAATTACAAGACGAGATCATTGCAGAATTCAATGATCTCAGTGACTGGATGGATCGCTATCAATTGCTCATTGATTTAGGCAATGAACAAGCGCCACTGAACGAAAAATATAAAACGGAACAAAACCTCATTGAAGGTTGCCAAAGCCGCGTTTGGCTACAAGCAGAAGAAGTAGAAGGGAAACTCATTTTTAAGGCAGAAAGTGACGCACTGATAGTAAAAGGAATTATCGCGTTACTAATAAAGATCGTCTCAGGACATACTGCTGATGAAATACTAAATACCGATCTTTACTTTATTGATAAAATAGGGCTGCGAGAACATTTATCGCCTACCCGCAGCAATGGATTATTATCTATGGTAAAACAAATGCGAATGTACGCACTGGCATTTAAAGCAAAAGAAGGAAAGTAA
- a CDS encoding helix-turn-helix transcriptional regulator codes for MSIIVNLDIMMARRKISLGELAEKVDITPANLSILKTGKAKAVRFSTLEAICKVLDCQPGDILEFKDEEE; via the coding sequence ATGTCTATAATAGTGAACTTAGATATTATGATGGCTCGAAGAAAAATTTCTTTGGGGGAATTGGCTGAGAAAGTCGATATTACACCAGCGAACCTCTCTATCTTGAAAACAGGGAAGGCGAAAGCTGTTCGCTTTTCTACTCTTGAGGCAATCTGTAAGGTCTTAGATTGTCAGCCTGGGGATATACTGGAATTTAAAGATGAGGAAGAGTAA
- a CDS encoding DUF2975 domain-containing protein gives MKRRLNILCLLVLLVLSYSVFESLYEFGRGFSTGIKIAMDTRGKKMESPAVNMKVIALMPKDFSNFSDSVYNEKTHSYVPALYSQLVVSVKTKPAVWSMLGVGLSSLFEVLSIVLSIFIFVKLVISINKSDIFNWKNVRRLRWLGGTLIFSFICSAISICINSFELFSLLSIPGYSLHLSELLSILTLVLGIVSLIVGEIFAIGLRLKEEQDLTI, from the coding sequence ATGAAACGAAGATTGAATATACTTTGTCTATTGGTGCTTTTGGTGTTAAGTTATTCTGTGTTTGAATCGTTATATGAATTCGGCAGAGGATTTTCTACCGGTATAAAAATTGCTATGGATACTCGTGGGAAAAAGATGGAGAGCCCAGCTGTAAACATGAAGGTGATTGCTTTGATGCCTAAAGACTTCTCCAATTTTTCCGATTCTGTTTATAATGAAAAGACTCATTCCTATGTTCCTGCATTGTATAGCCAGTTGGTTGTTAGTGTGAAGACTAAGCCAGCCGTATGGAGTATGTTAGGTGTGGGACTTTCTTCACTCTTTGAGGTGCTTTCTATCGTGCTTTCTATTTTCATTTTTGTGAAGTTGGTTATTTCTATCAATAAATCTGATATATTTAATTGGAAAAACGTGCGTCGTCTTCGTTGGTTGGGTGGAACATTGATTTTCAGTTTCATCTGTTCGGCTATTTCTATCTGCATCAATAGTTTTGAGCTGTTTTCTTTGCTTTCAATACCCGGTTATTCGTTGCATTTATCAGAACTCTTGTCTATCTTGACATTGGTGCTAGGCATTGTTTCGCTCATTGTGGGTGAGATTTTTGCGATAGGCTTGCGATTGAAAGAGGAACAAGATTTAACGATTTAA
- a CDS encoding type II CAAX endopeptidase family protein, whose protein sequence is MKTAIKLVLIYLGCQILAALLVMIPSVMISLIKDGKAQSTGSLVLALSMFVGFLLMAFYLYKAGYISRSKVTWSPVSVSYLFCSIMIVVSSIIVIDFLMSAMPSLPNWLEDSFNLLQSGWFGIVCIAILGPILEELLFRGGITKVLLKKYTPTKAIILSALIFGIFHLNPVQMVGAGLMGLLLAWVYYKTASLIPCILMHIVNNSLSVYLSFKYPDVDYIRDIVGDNYSIVVAVAVVLFVITYLVMRKTSVAYDWKKEENADIN, encoded by the coding sequence ATGAAAACAGCTATAAAACTTGTGCTGATTTATTTGGGTTGCCAGATATTAGCAGCATTGTTAGTGATGATTCCTTCTGTTATGATCAGCTTAATAAAAGATGGAAAGGCACAGAGCACCGGTAGCCTGGTTCTTGCTCTTTCAATGTTTGTGGGCTTTTTATTGATGGCCTTTTATTTATATAAGGCTGGCTATATAAGTAGGTCAAAAGTAACGTGGTCGCCTGTATCTGTGAGTTATCTTTTTTGTTCTATAATGATTGTTGTTTCGAGTATTATTGTGATCGATTTTTTGATGTCTGCAATGCCCTCTCTGCCCAATTGGTTGGAAGATTCATTTAATCTTTTACAATCTGGTTGGTTTGGTATTGTCTGTATTGCGATATTAGGACCGATTTTGGAAGAACTACTCTTTAGAGGAGGAATCACTAAAGTACTATTAAAAAAATATACTCCCACAAAAGCGATTATTCTCTCTGCGCTGATCTTTGGAATCTTTCACTTGAATCCTGTTCAGATGGTGGGAGCAGGATTGATGGGGCTCTTGTTGGCTTGGGTTTATTATAAGACAGCAAGTCTGATTCCATGTATTTTGATGCATATTGTTAATAATAGTTTGTCGGTTTATCTTAGTTTTAAATATCCAGATGTAGATTATATACGAGATATAGTGGGGGATAATTATTCTATTGTGGTTGCTGTCGCTGTTGTGTTGTTCGTTATCACTTATCTGGTGATGAGAAAAACATCAGTTGCTTATGATTGGAAGAAAGAAGAGAATGCTGATATTAATTAG
- a CDS encoding bifunctional riboflavin kinase/FAD synthetase produces the protein MQIIRNIPDTLPEPCAATIGFFDGVHMGHRFLINQVKEVALSKGLRSALITFPEHPRKVMNSDYRPELLTTSTEKITLLEGTEVDDCIMLDFTTEIARLTAREFMKNVLKECYNVQSLVIGYDHRFGHNRSEGFEDYFLYGKSIGMEVVLAEACLLDQINVSSSVIRTYLQRGEVDLAARCLGYEYSIEGVVIGGYKVGRKIGFPTANLRIEDPDKLVPADGVYAVRVDVEGHIYTGMLNIGYRPTLDNGLSRSIEVHILHFNSDIYDRTIRLSFVQRVRSEMRFSGLDELVAQLRKDAITVEAILG, from the coding sequence ATGCAGATTATTCGTAACATACCGGATACTTTACCGGAACCATGTGCGGCAACCATTGGCTTTTTTGATGGTGTGCACATGGGGCATCGATTTCTTATTAATCAGGTCAAAGAAGTTGCTTTGTCTAAAGGCTTACGCTCTGCATTGATCACTTTTCCTGAACATCCTCGCAAAGTGATGAACTCTGATTATCGTCCGGAACTACTAACTACTAGTACTGAAAAGATTACTCTTTTAGAAGGTACTGAGGTAGATGATTGCATTATGCTTGATTTTACGACTGAAATAGCCCGATTGACTGCGCGCGAATTTATGAAGAACGTTCTTAAGGAATGCTATAATGTGCAAAGCTTGGTCATCGGTTATGATCACCGTTTCGGCCATAACAGAAGCGAAGGCTTTGAAGATTATTTTCTCTATGGGAAGAGTATAGGTATGGAAGTTGTCCTTGCTGAGGCTTGCCTGCTCGATCAAATAAATGTAAGCTCTTCGGTGATTCGTACTTATCTGCAAAGGGGAGAGGTTGATCTGGCAGCACGCTGCTTAGGATATGAATATTCGATAGAAGGGGTTGTTATAGGAGGATATAAAGTCGGCCGCAAGATCGGATTTCCGACAGCTAACCTTCGTATTGAAGACCCAGATAAGTTAGTGCCAGCTGATGGGGTATATGCTGTCCGTGTAGATGTTGAAGGACATATTTACACAGGGATGTTGAATATTGGCTATCGACCTACTCTCGACAATGGACTCAGTCGTAGTATTGAGGTACATATCCTTCATTTTAATTCTGATATTTATGATCGTACTATCCGTCTATCCTTTGTGCAACGTGTTCGTTCAGAAATGAGATTCTCTGGGCTAGATGAATTAGTGGCTCAGCTCCGTAAAGATGCCATCACGGTTGAAGCCATCTTAGGATAA
- a CDS encoding HAD family phosphatase: MKREGIKNLIIDFGGVLIDLDRQRCIDNFKKIGFQKVDEFIDPYRQQGFFMEFEKGLITASDFRNAIREQADKLITDEQIDTAWNTFLVGIPTSKLDLLLKLREHYVVYLLSNTNEIHWRWACENSFSYKDFEVEDYFEKMFISFELHEAKPEVEIFKILLEDTGIAPEETLFIDDASANCLTAESLGITTYTPKAQEDWSHLFK, from the coding sequence ATGAAAAGAGAAGGTATTAAAAATCTCATAATTGATTTTGGCGGTGTGTTGATAGACCTTGATCGTCAACGTTGTATTGATAACTTCAAAAAAATAGGTTTTCAGAAGGTTGATGAATTTATTGACCCTTATCGGCAACAAGGTTTTTTTATGGAGTTTGAGAAGGGATTGATCACTGCTTCTGATTTCCGTAATGCTATAAGAGAACAAGCTGACAAGTTGATTACTGACGAGCAAATTGATACTGCCTGGAATACATTTCTGGTTGGTATCCCGACCTCTAAACTTGATCTTTTGCTCAAATTACGTGAACATTATGTGGTGTATCTGCTAAGTAATACCAATGAGATACACTGGAGATGGGCTTGTGAGAATTCTTTTTCTTATAAAGATTTTGAAGTGGAGGATTATTTTGAGAAAATGTTTATTTCGTTTGAGTTGCATGAAGCTAAACCGGAGGTGGAGATATTCAAAATATTACTTGAAGATACCGGTATCGCTCCTGAAGAAACTCTTTTTATTGATGATGCATCGGCCAACTGTCTCACTGCGGAGTCATTAGGTATTACAACTTATACTCCTAAAGCGCAAGAGGATTGGAGTCATCTTTTTAAATAA
- a CDS encoding calcium-translocating P-type ATPase, PMCA-type, with translation MTATNDAYYHSGLSEDEVKINREKYGDNLLTPPKRASLWKLYLEKFEDPVVRVLLIAAVFSLLISIIENEYAETIGIICAIFLATGIGFFFEYDANKKFDLLNAVNEETLVKVIRSGKVREIPRKDVVVGDIIILETGEEIPADGELIEAISLQINESNLTGEPMINKTIVEADFDDEATYASNKVMRGTTVVDGHGTMKVLCVGDATEIGQVARQSTEQSGEPTPLNIQLTKLANLIGKVGFSIAIATFVVFVSKDLFHYLSANEVSGWQQYMVIAQIVLKYFMMAVTLIVVAVPEGLPMSVTLSLALNMRRMLATNNLVRKMHACETMGAITVICTDKTGTLTQNLMQVHEPNFYGLKNGGELADNLISKLVIEGISVNSTAFLEELGVGEKPKGVGNPTEVALLLWLNGLQQNYLEIREKGHVIDQLTFSTERKFMATLAQSSLIGKKVLYIKGAPEIVLGKCKEVVLDSGNVSVAEYRSTVEAQLLSYQNMAMRTLGFAYKIVDESETGDCVSLVAANDLNFLGVVAISDPIRPDVPAAVAKCQSAGIDIKIVTGDTPGTATEIARQIGLWTAEDTERNRITGVAFGELSDEEALDRVMGLKIMSRARPTDKQRLVQLLQQKGAVVAVTGDGTNDAPALNHAQVGLSMGTGTSVAKEASDITLLDDSFNSIGTAVMWGRSLYKNIQRFIVFQLTINVVALLIVLLGSFVGTELPLTVTQMLWVNLIMDTFAALALASIPPSESVMKEKPRRSDDFIITKPMRYNILSVGLVFLIVLMGMIYYFTDTNGVMTVHQLTVFFTFFVMLQFWNLFNARVFGTTDSAFKGLSKSYGMELVVLAILGGQFCIVQFGGEVFRTEPLNWGTWIAIIASSSLVLWVGEVIRLVRRLIK, from the coding sequence ATGACTGCAACAAATGACGCTTATTATCATTCCGGTCTGAGCGAGGATGAAGTGAAAATAAACAGGGAAAAGTATGGTGACAATCTTCTGACGCCGCCCAAGCGTGCTTCTTTGTGGAAACTCTATCTGGAAAAATTTGAAGACCCTGTTGTTCGGGTACTACTTATAGCTGCGGTATTTTCTTTACTCATTTCTATCATTGAAAATGAATATGCCGAGACGATTGGTATTATATGTGCCATTTTTCTGGCTACCGGCATTGGTTTCTTTTTCGAATATGATGCCAATAAGAAATTTGATCTGCTGAATGCTGTTAATGAGGAGACACTTGTTAAGGTGATACGTAGTGGAAAGGTGCGAGAGATTCCTCGTAAGGATGTAGTTGTTGGTGACATTATTATATTAGAGACCGGCGAAGAAATTCCGGCGGATGGTGAATTGATTGAAGCTATCTCTTTGCAAATCAACGAGTCCAACCTTACCGGAGAGCCTATGATAAATAAAACGATTGTTGAGGCTGATTTTGATGATGAAGCGACTTATGCTTCGAATAAGGTGATGAGAGGTACTACGGTAGTAGACGGTCATGGAACAATGAAAGTGCTTTGTGTGGGTGACGCTACAGAGATAGGTCAGGTTGCTCGCCAGAGTACAGAACAAAGCGGAGAACCAACCCCTTTAAATATTCAGCTTACTAAGTTGGCCAATCTGATAGGCAAGGTTGGCTTTTCTATAGCGATTGCAACTTTTGTTGTTTTTGTTTCAAAGGACTTATTTCATTATTTGAGTGCGAATGAGGTGAGCGGCTGGCAGCAGTATATGGTCATAGCACAGATTGTGCTGAAATATTTTATGATGGCGGTTACCCTGATTGTGGTGGCTGTACCCGAGGGTTTGCCTATGAGCGTGACGCTGAGTCTGGCGCTCAATATGCGCCGTATGCTGGCAACGAATAATCTTGTGCGTAAAATGCATGCATGCGAAACAATGGGAGCTATCACGGTTATCTGTACGGACAAAACAGGGACGTTAACCCAAAACCTGATGCAAGTGCACGAACCTAATTTTTATGGATTAAAGAATGGAGGTGAGTTGGCTGATAACCTTATAAGTAAATTGGTTATTGAGGGAATTAGCGTGAACTCGACCGCTTTCTTAGAAGAATTGGGAGTCGGAGAAAAGCCCAAAGGAGTGGGAAACCCCACGGAAGTAGCACTGCTACTTTGGCTGAATGGTCTCCAACAAAACTATCTTGAAATAAGGGAAAAAGGACATGTGATCGATCAATTGACTTTTTCTACCGAGCGAAAGTTTATGGCAACATTGGCCCAATCTTCACTCATTGGTAAAAAAGTCCTTTATATAAAAGGTGCACCGGAGATAGTCTTAGGCAAGTGTAAAGAGGTGGTGCTTGACAGCGGAAACGTGAGTGTGGCTGAATATCGCTCTACTGTGGAAGCTCAATTGCTGAGCTACCAAAATATGGCTATGCGTACGTTGGGCTTTGCCTATAAAATAGTGGACGAGAGTGAAACGGGAGATTGTGTTTCTCTTGTGGCAGCCAACGATCTTAACTTTCTGGGTGTTGTGGCTATTTCCGATCCAATCCGCCCGGATGTGCCTGCTGCGGTAGCCAAATGCCAGTCGGCAGGTATCGACATCAAGATTGTAACGGGTGACACTCCCGGAACAGCAACCGAAATAGCACGTCAAATAGGTCTTTGGACTGCTGAAGATACAGAACGCAATCGCATAACAGGGGTTGCCTTTGGTGAATTGAGTGACGAAGAAGCATTGGATCGTGTGATGGGATTGAAGATCATGTCGCGTGCACGTCCTACAGATAAACAACGTCTTGTTCAACTTTTGCAGCAAAAAGGGGCTGTTGTGGCTGTTACGGGAGATGGAACCAATGATGCACCCGCCTTAAATCATGCTCAGGTAGGACTTTCGATGGGAACAGGTACTTCTGTGGCTAAAGAAGCAAGCGACATTACGTTACTTGATGACTCCTTTAATAGTATAGGGACTGCTGTGATGTGGGGACGCTCGCTTTATAAAAATATTCAGCGTTTCATCGTCTTTCAGCTTACGATCAATGTGGTAGCTTTGCTCATTGTTCTGCTGGGATCATTTGTTGGAACGGAACTGCCGCTGACGGTAACGCAAATGTTGTGGGTGAATCTGATTATGGATACATTTGCTGCTCTTGCGCTTGCTTCTATTCCGCCAAGTGAGAGTGTGATGAAAGAGAAGCCCCGACGCAGCGATGATTTTATTATCACTAAACCAATGCGATACAATATTCTGAGCGTTGGTTTGGTTTTTCTAATCGTGCTGATGGGTATGATTTATTATTTTACGGATACTAACGGTGTGATGACGGTGCATCAATTGACTGTCTTCTTCACTTTCTTTGTGATGTTACAGTTCTGGAATTTGTTTAATGCTCGAGTTTTTGGGACAACCGATTCTGCTTTCAAAGGACTAAGTAAATCGTACGGCATGGAGTTGGTGGTATTGGCTATCCTTGGCGGACAGTTTTGCATCGTACAATTTGGTGGAGAAGTATTCCGTACCGAGCCTCTTAATTGGGGTACATGGATTGCGATTATTGCTTCCTCATCCCTTGTGTTATGGGTGGGAGAGGTAATTCGTTTGGTTCGTCGACTAATTAAATAA
- a CDS encoding rubredoxin, translating into MKYICTACDYIYDPETGDPESGIDPGTAFEDIPEDWICPLCGVGKEDFEPLDE; encoded by the coding sequence ATGAAGTACATTTGCACAGCATGCGACTACATTTATGATCCCGAAACTGGAGATCCAGAGAGCGGAATAGACCCGGGTACAGCATTCGAAGATATTCCTGAAGATTGGATTTGCCCTCTTTGCGGAGTAGGGAAAGAAGACTTTGAGCCTCTGGATGAATAA
- a CDS encoding nucleoside kinase encodes MVQIYCKNNNTYKGFPIGSSLLDIYNGLELNFPYPVVSAKVNNRSEGLTFRVYNNKDVEFLDIRDSSGMRTYARSLCFILFKAVTDLFPNAKLFVEHPVSKGYFCNLSIGRPVTLEDVSLIKKRMHEIVDANIPFHRTECHTAEAVRIFNERGMDDKVKLLESSGSLYTYYYTLEDTIDYYYGNLVPRTGYVKLFDLVKYYDGLLLRIPTRSNPYVLEDVIKQEKMLDVFKEYIQWSNIMGLSNAGDFNMACEQGYATDLINVAEALQEKKIAQIAETIYHRGGNGDRVKLVLIAGPSSSGKTTFSKRLSIQLMTNGLKPYPLSLDNYFVDREQTPLDENGNYDYESLYALDLELFNRQLEALLRGEEVNLPRFNFALGRKEYNGDKLKIESHTILILEGIHALNPELTNHINSANKFKIYVSALTTISLDDHNWIPTTDNRMLRRIIRDFNYRGYSAQETISRWPSVRAGEDKWIFPYQENADVMFNSALLFEFAVLRRHAEPILTDVPRNSPEYCEAYRLLKFIKYFTPVQDKEIPPTSLLREFLGGSSFKY; translated from the coding sequence ATGGTACAAATATATTGCAAGAATAACAACACTTATAAAGGATTCCCTATCGGAAGTTCACTTTTGGATATTTATAATGGCTTAGAGCTCAATTTTCCTTATCCTGTTGTCAGCGCCAAAGTAAATAATCGCTCCGAAGGGTTAACCTTTAGAGTATACAATAATAAAGACGTAGAGTTTCTGGATATAAGAGATTCTTCAGGAATGCGTACGTATGCGCGTTCACTCTGCTTCATTCTCTTTAAAGCAGTTACCGATCTTTTTCCCAATGCAAAACTATTTGTTGAACACCCTGTATCAAAAGGATATTTCTGCAACCTATCAATCGGCCGCCCCGTCACACTTGAGGATGTGTCACTAATAAAGAAACGCATGCATGAGATTGTGGATGCAAACATTCCTTTTCACCGTACAGAGTGTCACACCGCCGAAGCCGTGCGCATTTTTAATGAACGGGGGATGGACGACAAAGTGAAACTCCTCGAATCATCAGGTTCCTTATATACTTATTATTATACTTTAGAAGATACCATTGACTATTATTACGGCAATTTGGTTCCACGTACAGGCTACGTCAAATTGTTCGACTTAGTGAAATATTATGATGGCTTGCTGCTCCGCATTCCGACGAGAAGTAACCCGTATGTTTTGGAAGATGTGATTAAGCAAGAGAAAATGCTCGACGTATTTAAAGAGTATATTCAATGGAGCAACATTATGGGACTGAGCAATGCCGGAGATTTTAATATGGCCTGCGAACAGGGGTATGCAACAGACCTTATTAATGTAGCCGAAGCTCTTCAAGAAAAAAAGATTGCACAGATAGCCGAGACGATATATCATCGAGGAGGAAATGGAGACAGAGTAAAACTTGTGCTCATAGCCGGCCCTTCATCATCGGGGAAAACGACTTTCAGCAAAAGGCTTTCCATACAATTGATGACTAACGGCTTAAAGCCATATCCTCTTTCGTTGGATAATTATTTTGTTGACCGGGAACAAACACCGCTTGATGAAAACGGGAATTACGATTACGAATCGCTCTATGCGCTCGATCTCGAACTATTCAATCGACAGTTAGAGGCACTTCTACGTGGAGAGGAAGTGAATCTTCCCCGATTCAATTTCGCATTGGGCAGAAAAGAGTACAACGGCGACAAACTTAAAATAGAGAGCCACACCATCTTGATTCTGGAAGGCATTCATGCCCTCAACCCGGAATTGACAAATCACATCAACAGTGCCAATAAGTTCAAGATATACGTCTCTGCGCTAACCACTATCTCTTTGGATGATCATAATTGGATCCCGACAACAGACAACAGAATGCTGCGTCGCATCATACGTGACTTCAACTATAGAGGCTACTCAGCACAAGAAACCATTTCGCGTTGGCCAAGCGTTCGTGCAGGAGAAGATAAATGGATATTCCCTTACCAAGAGAATGCAGATGTAATGTTCAATTCGGCATTACTTTTTGAATTTGCCGTTCTGCGTCGCCATGCTGAGCCCATTCTTACAGATGTGCCACGTAATAGCCCCGAATACTGTGAAGCATATCGCCTGCTCAAATTCATTAAATATTTTACGCCTGTTCAAGACAAAGAAATTCCTCCCACGTCATTGCTCAGGGAATTTCTTGGCGGTAGCAGTTTTAAGTATTAG
- a CDS encoding serine acetyltransferase has product MTNLDALKAIQENVAILSNQLVDDYKYIPQYEHPLPSSKKIEEIMFLVRGVIFPGYSGDRTIRSHTLPFHIGVYLERIYSLLKEQIHCGLSFDPEISANISNKNQEASNLTVTFINAIPELKRLLSKDVKAILDGNPATQSYGEVIFCYPTITALLHHRVAHELLKQGVPILPRIISELAHSATGIDIHPAAQIGEYFSIDHGTGVVIGQTTIIGNHVRLYQGVTLGSKSFILDNLSNRTDTPRHPILEDNVTIYSNSSILGRVTIGHDSVIGGNVWITQDVAPNSRIIQQKAIEGSYIDGLGI; this is encoded by the coding sequence ATGACAAACCTGGATGCATTAAAAGCAATACAAGAAAATGTAGCTATCTTATCTAATCAGTTAGTCGATGACTATAAATATATCCCTCAGTATGAACACCCTTTGCCTTCAAGTAAGAAGATAGAGGAGATTATGTTTCTCGTGAGGGGAGTGATTTTTCCCGGATATTCTGGAGATAGAACGATAAGAAGCCACACTCTACCTTTCCATATAGGTGTATATCTTGAAAGAATATACTCTTTGCTAAAAGAGCAAATACACTGTGGACTCTCTTTTGATCCGGAGATAAGTGCCAATATTAGCAATAAAAATCAAGAAGCGTCAAATCTCACTGTAACTTTCATCAATGCAATCCCTGAATTGAAACGACTTTTATCAAAAGATGTAAAAGCAATACTTGATGGTAACCCAGCAACTCAAAGTTATGGTGAGGTTATCTTCTGTTACCCTACAATCACCGCACTACTACACCATCGTGTTGCGCATGAGTTGTTGAAACAAGGGGTTCCAATCCTGCCAAGAATCATCTCAGAACTAGCACATTCAGCAACAGGCATTGATATACACCCCGCAGCACAGATCGGTGAATATTTTAGCATTGATCATGGAACAGGAGTAGTAATAGGACAGACTACAATTATAGGTAACCATGTCCGACTATACCAAGGTGTCACATTAGGATCGAAAAGTTTTATACTTGACAACTTAAGCAATCGGACTGATACACCCCGCCACCCAATACTTGAGGACAACGTTACTATTTACTCTAATTCCTCAATACTGGGAAGAGTTACGATAGGCCATGATAGTGTGATAGGCGGGAATGTTTGGATAACACAAGATGTTGCTCCAAATTCAAGAATTATTCAGCAAAAAGCCATTGAGGGTTCATACATTGACGGATTAGGAATCTAA
- a CDS encoding DMT family transporter: protein MKQENKAIVCAGVAVLSWSTVASAFKIALSHLTSFELLLIASCTALLIFTCTLFLQKKWSLVRSLRRKQWGRFVWMGLLNPVLYYLVLFRAYDLLPAQIAQPINYTWPIVLLVLLSLFAGQPIPKKKYIGMFLSLAGVALISFGSGSLGGAPISLAGVLLAVLTSFLWASYWIVTNKKNDVDGTVALFAGFLFGTLYLIIGACVVGIDIHSLPGLLSGMYVGAFEIGIPFVCFGYAIRKTSNPALINQMCYLSPFLSLFLIHAVLGEQIVYSTYIGLLLIVSGIVFNARQK from the coding sequence ATGAAACAAGAAAATAAAGCAATCGTCTGTGCCGGTGTAGCTGTGCTAAGCTGGTCGACGGTTGCTTCTGCTTTTAAGATAGCACTGTCACATCTTACCTCTTTTGAACTACTACTAATAGCTTCGTGTACTGCTCTATTGATATTTACCTGTACCCTTTTTCTACAGAAGAAGTGGAGTTTGGTGCGTTCCTTAAGAAGGAAGCAATGGGGGCGATTTGTATGGATGGGCTTACTAAATCCGGTGCTGTATTATTTAGTGTTGTTTCGGGCGTATGATTTACTTCCTGCCCAGATAGCTCAGCCGATCAACTATACTTGGCCCATCGTGCTGTTGGTGTTGCTCTCTTTGTTTGCCGGGCAACCTATACCTAAGAAGAAATATATTGGCATGTTTCTTTCTCTTGCTGGAGTTGCGCTTATCTCATTCGGTTCCGGTAGTTTGGGCGGAGCACCTATTTCACTAGCAGGTGTGCTTCTTGCTGTATTAACATCCTTTCTATGGGCTTCTTATTGGATCGTGACCAATAAAAAAAATGATGTAGATGGAACCGTTGCCTTATTTGCCGGTTTTCTTTTTGGTACTTTGTATCTCATCATCGGAGCTTGTGTGGTAGGGATCGACATTCATTCTCTTCCCGGTCTTTTATCGGGCATGTATGTGGGCGCTTTTGAAATTGGCATTCCTTTTGTCTGTTTTGGCTATGCCATACGGAAAACAAGTAATCCCGCATTGATCAATCAGATGTGCTATCTCTCCCCGTTTCTTTCTCTCTTTCTCATTCATGCAGTGCTGGGAGAGCAAATAGTTTATTCTACTTATATCGGTTTACTTTTGATTGTTTCGGGGATTGTTTTCAATGCTCGGCAGAAGTAG